gtgtgtcacactggcTGCCACACAGCGTGAGTGGATGagctttgtaatgttacaagactATCATTAAATGAATAAGATGTGACGACTTAGCAACAGTAATATAGAGCGATTAAACCCAATCGGTCCAAAAATCCTTGAGTAGCTCCGCTGACAGCAAAGTGACGGAGATAGCGCAAGACggcagttttccactgcttggtccttgctgaaaaacctctcacctcttatacggaagctagcccaaaggtaccaaggaggttttatattatccaacagtacacataaaaatggccgccgctccgaccgtccaggagcgttgatttgaatggaaaaGACCGTTccatccattcaaattctgtggctGTCACTTTAGTCACGTTAGCTTCTCAGTGCTGTCCCTGAACCCCGCCTGTCCTCTGGGCCCTTGTTTTCCAGATATTTCTTTAAAAAGTTGTCCCTTTACTGTTTACTTCTTCTTAAGGTTGATGTTTTTTGATTTATCAGGGTTATTTCTCTCCAAAACTATTCAATTTGTAAGAATTTTAAGAGCCTCAGTGAAACATGTCTTCCTTCTTCCCTGCACTTTTCATGAATACACAGTGTCTCTTATGATAATGGAAATACATTTCGCCACTTTCTTTCAGTTCTCTTTAGACAAACCAAAAAATACTCAAGCCCCATTAGACATATCCCTCACTACAGAGCTGTGTTGGTGCTGATGTTGACAGTGTAGATAATCTGGTAATGAAGTCCAAATGGAGCGGACACACCAAGACAGACTGAGGCCAGATCTGTTACTGAAAGTGACAAAAAGTGACTGTGAACATTTCGGCGCTCAGACTGTCATCACAACTGTCATCACAACACACAGTAGTCTGTAGGTTTTCTCACAGGACCGAGACGAAGGCAGCTTTTGGAGCAAAACGCTGCAGTTGCCCTCTACTAACTGCACAGCTCCAAGGATGATGGGAAACGCCTTGAGCTGAACGCTTTGACTCATCAAAGTTGTCTCTCACCACCCAcaatgagtgagtgactggtAGGAGAAACTTCCTGCCTCCTACTGGTCTCCTATTGGCCAACTCCAACTGGCTGCATCCTAGTTTAAGAATCTGCTGATAGATACTGTAGTTCTGATGATGGTCTGAGCACCGAAATGATcacttttttacactttttgtcacttttattttatttttccaccaTGCCAATAAGTCACATTATTTTTGCATCTCCAGCCTTTTTGgactttttctttcattcatttcctaGTAGGAAGGACCACATTGGGCAGGATCCAACAATATATTTACACAGCATAAGACAGTGAGTGACGGGGACACTGTGTTTCATGAGAAGTGCCCAGCTGCAGTAAGGAGGCTGCAGACACATAGTATGGGTTAGCAACTATTTAGACACCTTTGCCCATCAGAGCAACATGACATCAGCTTCTAAACCATAAGGAACAACACTGTCACAACCTCAAAGCAGAACTACAAATACCAAACACAGTGGACCTTCAGTGTGAAATAAAACTCTGGCACTCTGTCAGCGTCGAGACTTCCCTTCCAGCCCTCGTACAGGACTGTTGCTGATCTGTCTGGTTTGTGCAGGATGAACAGAAAAGCACAGGAGCCGgctgttatttttcaaaaaccctcatgtttctctgtctgcaggtaAGACGCTTTAAGAAATCAAATCTACACAAGATCTTTATCTTGAAGAAAAAACTAGATTACATACCACTATTTCATTATGTTGTGTATTTTTTCGTTTAtctgttttaattttctgttggaTTTTAACTTGCCTCttgtttcatttccttttgtaaagcactttgtaactcttgttttgaaaagtgctatataaatgaagtGTTACTTCCTTACTTACTATGATCTTGAATAAATTTATGGTAATAAAATTTTAATATAACATTTTAACACTGTAACTGTATATTTATAATAAACATTTGGTTCTATATTGACaattaataaaatacatttgactGTATCTTGTTGAGGATATCTGACTGGATTCTTTGTTGTTTCTGCTAGATGAGAGCTCTCCCTCCTTTGTTAAGTCTTCTCTGCTGATTGCAGTGTGTTGGGTGATACTGGTAGGAATCATGGCTCCTCGTATCTACTGTGAGTACAAACTGAACATTTATCCCCTTTTCTGTAAGGATTTACAGTACATGTCCATTAATGTTCAGATGAAATGCTATCGGTCCCAGGCTTGTTCTCTAAAAGTAAAGGGGATGGGGTGGTCACAGGTATGTCACAATTTTATGTAAATGTCAATTAAATTCTATGCAAAATTGTTCATATTATCTAGTCATAAAGTAATAGCACAACAAACTCTCTTAGTTAGATCTTCCGTTTCCTTTGTTGCAGTTACCTCGGTCATTTCTGAGAGTAACGCTGAGCTGAGAGAAAACCAGACGGCCCTGCTGGAAGCAAATCAACACCTAACGAGCCTCATCAACAACCTGACTTCAGCAAACCTGCagttgaagagagagaagaccaACCTAGAGACCAACCCACCACTCATTTATGAGATCTGTGGGCCAGGAGAGCCATTCCCGGTCACCCCGTAGTTGCTCTTTGGCTCCAATTTGGCTCGAGTTCTCTGTTTGATTGTAAGAGCTTGATCCATGCATGCATTGTGGTCCTTCATGTACGACGCCCTGATTACAGTGGTACATTGTAGATGatctaacaacaacaactgaaaaTGGTCCCCCACCACCCTTACTCTGAACAGTGGCAGACCAATATCTTCCATGAACGGGCAAGCCATTTTCGAGACAAGTTCAACAAATTGAATTCTGTGTTGCTACACAGCTCATCTGTTAATTTAACTTTGAGAGTGCAAAAATCGACACCACgccagtgtttatataagtccACACCTATCAGAATTAAATgaacacttttagatagttttgaacaccCTTTCAGCTCTATGAGAGGGCAAACAGcgctccaatcaacacttgtcaactccaaataattgtcacagAAAAATCAAGACTTATTAAAAAACAAGAATGGGATTAATGAAGTgatattactacaactactatttcATTATGGTTTATGTGTATTTTCCCAATactgtgttttgatgtttaatcaTGTTGCAAATTGTATTGAATCCCTTTAGAAACAATCTTCCCAAGTTCCCGAGTTCTGTTTGGATTCTGCTAATAAAATCTCAAGTTCATATTTcaacatttgtattttattatctatcttgggttttttttagagAAAATTGAGGAAGAGGCTGACATTGACCTGTTGACATTTGCCAGAGAAACCACTGAACACACTGCAGACAGCGGGGGCTCGAATCACTGAACGACAAGAATCAGaaggaaaatgacaaaatcacaACAACACCTGCATCCACAATAGTGACAACCAACATCCAAGAAAGTCCCCGTACTATTTCTGTCACAGAGTCAGAGAGTCTGGTCAGGACAGGAGAGCACTGAGTAATGTTTGATGTTTATTGACCTCTATCAGCGACCAAgaactacgtttacatggacagcaataatccgactattggccttattctaaataagacaatattcagaGTAAGCTGAATCCATTATAGAAATAatccattcatattcctgtttacatgctgcGGAGCAAAGTCTGATTAACAGAACAAAGGAGAGTCACTGGAGACACGGACAGATTAAGACTTTGTTGAAGGTGCAAACAGACAAACGCTTCGATGCCCACAGCATCTTCATCAGAGGcaagaagaaaagacaaaggTAGTCACTATTTAAAGCTGCTGTAACTTCCACCATTTCTGGTGTcagtcatctttttcctctgtaaacaagttcccaacctctggaaggcagagcgaGCGTCGTCAAGCGGTCGGATCACCTTCATCAGAGATACCTGTATATAAATGACATGACTTCCATTTTCCTccatgctctgatgaaggccactAGGCCGAAACGTTAGCATGTTTGTTGACATGGCCAGaataaattggtgaaattgaGATTAGTCAACTTTGTcctgaagatgtgtgtgtgtgctgcctttTTACCTTTGGGTATTCAACGTTGGAACTTAAATGACTTTGGTTTAGCACCACAAACAAAATACTGGGAAGGCGCATCCTTTCAAAGATctaacatatatatacacatcatatacatccacacatactatacatcatacactacatcatataccatactacacacaaacacactcatgggCAATCTCCTATCAGTCACTCATTCATTGTGGGTGGTGAGATACAACTTTGATGAGCCAAAGCGCTCAGCTCAAGGTGTTTCCCATCATCCTTGGAGCTGCACAAATAACTGTGAtcaagggtcacaaaatgctaattgTCTAACCAAGGCAAACagtaatttctgtactgttagcattttgtgaccctcgatcaaatcactttttttatagtgttgcagtcgtctgacaacagaagcACAAactgacaacacctgtattgtgttatacactatgttgaaccacaaaataagtgatcacagacagagttatgggcaacagaaagtttgctttttaacattgctggcaatggtgagaaccaatCGATACACTGTGGAAGTAACAGCAGCCAtctttgtgaaaagggcctacaGTAGTAGCATGAGAAGATGCTCGAGACACATAGTTTTGGTTAACAGTGATTGAGAAACCTTTCTCCATCAGATCAACATGACATCAGCTTCTAAACCATAAGGAACAACACTGTCACAACCTCAAAGCAGAACTACAAATACCAAACACAGTGGACCTTCAGTGTGAAATAAAACTCTGGCACTCTGTCAGCATCGAGACTTCCCTTCCAGCCCTCGTACAGGACTGTTGCTGATCTGTCTGGTTTGTGCAGGATGAACAGAAAAGCACAGGAGCCGGCTGTTATTTTCAAAAACCCTcgtgtttctctgtctgcaggtaAGATGCTTTTACTACATCACATCTTGTTGAACTGCTTGAATCAAAACAATGTTTCCAAGTCCGTCTTGTGAATTATGAGTTCTCCGATCTGTTCAACACACTGTGCAGGattctgcaaataaaatcttaatgaaaatataagataggctagatatatatatatatataaatatacagtatatataagaTATTTCAACCTTTTCATTGTTCAGAGGAAATTGAGGAAGAGGCTGACTATGCTAATACAACAGGAAGCATCGCTGATCAAAGTCCAGCCATTTCAGGTAAATTATGAAATGCAATACATTATTTACCTTACTAATGAAAtttgtataaaaatgaaaaaaatatataattgttTCATGTATTTCTAATTAATCATCACAATCTGAACCAAATGTATGGGAACTACAAAAGATGATATTTTGACATGAACGTTGAAAATTGAACACTGTACATGATGCATATTTACAAGGAGCAGAGTGTTTTATACTGAAACTGTTAAATCATCTTGTTGAGGATATCTGACTGGATTCTTTGTTGTTTCTGCTAGATGAGAGCTCTCCCTCCTGTTTCCAATCTTCTCTACTGATTGCAGTGTGTTGGGTGATACTGGTAGGAATCATGGCTCCTCGTATCTACTGTGAGTACAAACTGAACATTTATCCCCTATTCTGTAAGAATATACATATTAATGTTCAGATGCAATGCTATCTGTCCCAGACTTGTTCCTAAAATCAAGGGAGGGTGGGGTCAGAGTGTCATGAGTGAGAATAACTTTTATGTGCCAATCAAACTTGATGTCAGATTATTTCTATGACCTTGTCCCACAGTGACAGCAcaacaaattcttataatgtGACTGATCTGACAGCCCAAGACCTTCCTGTTTCCTTCACTGTAGTTACCTCGGTCATTTCTGAGATCAACGCCGAGCTGAGAGAAAACCAGACTGGTTCGGCAGCAGCCTGTGGTATCTTagagaacagaaacacaaacctgACTACAGAAAACCTGCAGCTGAAGACAGAGAAGAGCGACTTAGAGAGACGAATAGAAAACATGACCAGGGAGAGGAATGAGCTCAACTTGACTCGTGCTCAGTGGAGCCTTGATGCCTACTGCCCCAAAAAAGGAAGCAGTCAAGGTAATCTTAAAACCAGTTCAGTCTGGTCCAAAAATGAGTCAGTGATAAAGAAATGAATCAAGTTTGTTGATTTatctctcttatttctctcaGAGAGACAGTGTGGACCTTGTCAGGAGGGCTGGATCCACTCTCCCTCCCAGTCCAGCTGCTATGTGATTGTAAATCCTGATAGTTCTGGTCAGAGAACC
The Centroberyx gerrardi isolate f3 chromosome 12, fCenGer3.hap1.cur.20231027, whole genome shotgun sequence genome window above contains:
- the LOC139913053 gene encoding C-type lectin domain family 10 member A-like isoform X1 yields the protein MNRKAQEPAVIFKNPRVSLSAEEIEEEADYANTTGSIADQSPAISDESSPSCFQSSLLIAVCWVILVGIMAPRIYFTSVISEINAELRENQTGSAAACGILENRNTNLTTENLQLKTEKSDLERRIENMTRERNELNLTRAQWSLDAYCPKKGSSQERQCGPCQEGWIHSPSQSSCYVIVNPDSSGQRTWEEARDDCRGKNSDLVIIGSPEEQELIYEHSWGITDETSGYWIGLRNASGSWKWVDGSDLTEEYWIKPPSANAHCAISLQKTLEKPKGWKAVDCTERNRWICEMNALSV
- the LOC139913053 gene encoding C-type lectin domain family 10 member A-like isoform X2, with amino-acid sequence MNRKAQEPAVIFKNPRVSLSADESSPSCFQSSLLIAVCWVILVGIMAPRIYFTSVISEINAELRENQTGSAAACGILENRNTNLTTENLQLKTEKSDLERRIENMTRERNELNLTRAQWSLDAYCPKKGSSQERQCGPCQEGWIHSPSQSSCYVIVNPDSSGQRTWEEARDDCRGKNSDLVIIGSPEEQELIYEHSWGITDETSGYWIGLRNASGSWKWVDGSDLTEEYWIKPPSANAHCAISLQKTLEKPKGWKAVDCTERNRWICEMNALSV